In Bremerella sp. JC817, the sequence CTCCGACAGGATGACGCCCTTTTCCCGCTGGACGGCCTCTTCGTCGAACAAGAGCTCGCTCGCCGTCTCGCGCATCAGCATGAGCGACGTGTCGAGCAAGTCCTCGTCCGCGCGCGGCAGGTCGAGCTTGTACTGGGTGTATTCGAAGCCTGTGGACGCATTGGTATCGGCACCGAAGGCGAGGCCCTTGCGCTCCAGCAGCTTGATCATCTCGCCTTCGGGCACGTTGGTGGACCCGTTGAAGGCCATGTGCTCGACATAGTGGGCGTAGCCGCGCTCGTCGTCTTCCTCGTCCAGCGCCGCGGCCGTGAATTCCATCCGGACCAGCGCCGTGCCCTCGGGCCGGTTGTTGCGCCGGATGATGTAGCGCATCCCGTTGTCGAGCTTGCCGAAGACCCAGC encodes:
- a CDS encoding insulinase family protein codes for the protein WVFGKLDNGMRYIIRRNNRPEGTALVRMEFTAAALDEEDDERGYAHYVEHMAFNGSTNVPEGEMIKLLERKGLAFGADTNASTGFEYTQYKLDLPRADEDLLDTSLMLMRETASELLFDEEAVQREKGVILSE